The Macaca fascicularis isolate 582-1 chromosome 1, T2T-MFA8v1.1 genome includes a window with the following:
- the LOC135971445 gene encoding uncharacterized protein, with protein sequence MRDFPLAAGGTHPENAGAARGKDPLPQQRKTKRKKAYRQPALRNAPSKQWASATASSSCFCCNPRGTR encoded by the coding sequence ATGCGAGATTTTCCTTTGGCAGCAGGAGGTACGCACCCAGAGAATGCTGGAGCTGCAAGGGGAAAGGACCCACTTCCAcagcagagaaaaacaaagaggaaaaaggcGTACAGGCAGCCAGCGCTAAGGAACGCACCCAGCAAGCAGTGGGCCAGTGCCACTGCCTCCAGCAGCTGTTTCTGCTGCAACCCGAGAGGAACTCGGTGA